Below is a window of Streptomyces sp. NBC_01429 DNA.
CGGGGGTGACCGGAACCGTCCACATCAGCCGCGTACCACCCTCCTCCGGTGCGGTGACGGTCATCTCCCCGCCCAGGCTCCGCGCCCTGCTCGCGAGGTTCTCCAGGCCGCCGCGGTGGCCGCCCGGCGCGATCCCGGCGCCGTTGTCCGTGACCGTCAGCGTGAGCCGGCCCTCCCGTACGACCAGAGACACCTCCACGCCGGTGGCGTGCGCGTGCCGGGCGACATTGCTCAGCGCCTCGTTCAGCACGGCGACGGCGTGCTCGCCGGTCTCCTGCGGCACGTCCGTGTCAACGAGCCCCTCCATGCGCAGTGAAGGCGTGAAGCCGAGAGAGCGTACCGCCTGCTCCACCAGCAGAGTGATCCGCAGCCGCAGCCCCTGCCGCGCGCCTCCGGTGGTGTGGGAGCGCAGGCCGAAGATGGTCGATCGGATGATCTTGATGGTCTCGTCCAGGTCGTCCACCGCGCGCAGCAGCCTCTCCCGCGCCGCCGGGTGGTCGACGAACCGTACGGCGCTCTGGAGCGTCATCCCGGTGGCGAACAGCCGCTGAATGGCGAGGTCATGCAGGTCGCGGGCGATCCGGTCGCGGTCCTCCAGGAGCGTGAGCTGCTCGGCGGAACGCCGTCGCCCGGCCAGCTCCATGGCCAGCGCGGCCTGCCCGGCGAAGGCGAGCAGCGGCGCCGTCCCTGCCTCGGTGAACGGGGGGCCGCCGCGTACCCGGGCCAGCAGCAGTACGCCCCGCGCCCCGTCGTCGGCGATCATCGGCACCGCGACGGCCGGCCCCAGTCCCGCCCACCTCGGCGGCCCGGCCGAGATCCTCGGGTCGTGCTCGATATCGGCGCTGACCAGCGGGCGCCCCGCGTGGAGGGCGGCGCCGA
It encodes the following:
- a CDS encoding GAF domain-containing protein, translating into MGDDASPGPDAGTVRRGDALPNELRARLDAVRHDAPESAQSLLEAVLSIGRELDLAQVLRHIVEAAVVLVDAEYGALGVIGEDTTLSRFVPVGLTEEQTRVIGHFPEGHGLLGELIRHPEPLRLRELDRHPASQGFPPRHPPMRSFLGVPVRVRDEVFGNLYLTEKRGGRDFDGEDETVLTTLAEAAGVAIDNARLYERARDRQRWLEANAEIVASLLSGADETRVVPLIVDHARRILAADLGVLALPDHAGDVLRVVLATGVEADAHDGLVLPREGSFVGAALHAGRPLVSADIEHDPRISAGPPRWAGLGPAVAVPMIADDGARGVLLLARVRGGPPFTEAGTAPLLAFAGQAALAMELAGRRRSAEQLTLLEDRDRIARDLHDLAIQRLFATGMTLQSAVRFVDHPAARERLLRAVDDLDETIKIIRSTIFGLRSHTTGGARQGLRLRITLLVEQAVRSLGFTPSLRMEGLVDTDVPQETGEHAVAVLNEALSNVARHAHATGVEVSLVVREGRLTLTVTDNGAGIAPGGHRGGLENLASRARSLGGEMTVTAPEEGGTRLMWTVPVTPVAPTGPR